Within Deinococcus actinosclerus, the genomic segment GCCACGGTGGGCAGGGCGTCGTAGCGGTCCTGATCGGCCAGATTGCGGGCGGCAATCTCCGTCTGGAGGTACCAGCCGTTGAACGGGGCGCACGGGAACGACTGGCCCGCGACCTCCAGCGTCATGTTGCTGATGACTGGGAGGGCGTGCCACCGCAGTCCCAGCCTCCCGATCTCCGCGCAGGTCGGGTGCGTGACCTTGACCTCTTGCACGGCGTCCGCCGGGAGGTCGAACAACGTCACGCGCTGCTGCCCTTCGATGGCTAGGGGCAGGACGTCGAAGGCCGTGCCCGGCCCGCCCGCCCAGCCCAGCCGGCGCAGGTGATCGGTCAGCGCCACGTTCTGCGGGTCGCCGACCACCGACCCGTCTGGTTGGCGGTACCCGGCGTAGCGGACCAGCTGGTCGTTGTGCACGCGCACGCCGGGCCCGAACACGCTCATGGTGGGCAGGATGCGCCCACCGTTGAACCCCTCACGCAGGTGCGCGAGCAGGTGCGTGAACACCTCTTCCGGCGCCGTCACGTGCCGCAGGTCGCGCACGTCCAGCGTCATCCACGGCAGGCGGCCCACGCAGCGGGTACTGTTGCGCCACGCCACCCGCGCCCCGTGCGTCAGTTCTGCCGCGCTCAGCGTGACTCCGCCCGTGCGGTATACCTCCACCTGCCGCGCCTTCAGGCCGCTCAAGCCCGTCTCGGCGTGGTACAGGGCCAGGAACTCCAGCGCCTCACGGGTCCGCTTGGGCAGGGCAGGGTGGGGGCGCGGCGCAGGCATAGACGCCCATGCTGCCGCCCTGCGGCGCGCGGAATGTCCCTGCCCCCGGTTCCTGAAGACCAAGCGAAAACTCCCCCACTGATGGACAGGAGGGAGCTTCTGGCCTTGAAGACGCGAGGCTGATCTACCTGGAAAACTTGAAACGGGCGCTGGCTACCGTGCCGTCCGCGAAGGTCAGGTTGAACTGCCGGCAACTGCCGCCCCACGCCCGGTCGGTCTTCCACACATACGTGTACGTGCCGTTCACCGGGTCGTACTGCAGGCCACTGCTGCTGGCGGTCACGGTCTGCTCTACCGGATCGACCAGCGCGTTCGGATCACAGGTGATCGCCGCTGACACAGGCGAACCGGGGGCCAGCACGTTCAGCCCGAAGTTCCCCCCCAGGCTGAACTTCACCGGAATCGCCGCCCCCGCCTTCACGGTGTTGACGGTGGGCAGATTATCCACTGGCCGCAGGAATCCCCCAAACCGGTAACTGGCTGTCACCGTCAGGGGCGCGCACCCGGCGGCGCTGCGGTCCAGTCCGGACACGGCCCGGACGCACACTGTGCGCTGTCCTGTGTGCGTGAGCGCTGGCAGGGTTGCCCGCACGGCCTCGCTCGGACTGTCGAACGTGCCATCCACGGCGTTCATGGGTGACCAGCCCACGCCATCGAGGTACACCTCTGCGCCCGTAAGCGGCGTGCCAGGCGCGATGGACTGCACAGAGAGTCCCCCGGTGAGTCGCTGAGGGGTGATCACACTGCCCAGCGTGGTCTCAATCACCGGTTGACTCCCCACCGGCACGGTCAGGGCTGCTCCTGTGCTACTGCTGCTCTGTCCGGATGCCGTGACTGTCAGAGGCGCACTCAGGGGCGGTAGTGGAGTTGGATCAGCCGGCGGTGTGGCGGCGTCCCCATCTGTCGGAGTAAAGCGGGCCAGTCCCATCTGTAGCAAACCTCCACACCGGGAAGTGCAGGCCGTTGGGTCCAGGCCGCCGACGACCAGTGAACGTCCGTTGGATTGAAGAGTCACGTCCTGAACCATGCCAGGCCCTGTTAGGACTGTCAGGCGCCCCTGGTCGCCGAATGCGGTGTCGAGTTGTCCATTGGCCTCGAATTGAGCCAGTCCCCATGCGGGGCGCGCCGGGCCGGAGAAACTGTAATTGGTTGTTCCAGCAGCCAGAATCTTGCCGTTTCGCCTGACGATCAGACCTGCGAGGCCCCCGCCCCCAAAACTGGCCCCAGCATCGGCGCGGCCCGTCCCACCCCCGAAAGTCCAGTCAGGTGTACCTGCAGCATCAAGACGCGCGACAGTAAAGCCGATGTCATCGAACACACCACCAATCACGATCCGTCCATCAGCCTGAATGTCCAGTGCCAATACCGGCCCACCCGCAAAGGGGTAAGCGACGCCGTCCTGACCGAAGGTGGGGTCGAGGGCACCATCCATCAGATACCGTGCCACCACGGCATATACCCTGCTCTCTCCTGCGACCTGAAAAAAATCACTGCCACCCACAATAAGCCGGCCCTGCGTATCCAACCGCAGCCGTTGTGCGCCCCCAGAGCCGCGTAGGGGTGTCTGCACGGTGCCGTTCTGGCCAAACGTGGTGTCCAGTTGCCCCGCTGCACTCAGGCGCAGCAGGGTAATGGCTGACGTGGGTACGTCGTGTGAGATGGCGGCAACCACTATCCGGCCATCGCCTTGCACCACCAGATCAACAGGAGTGTCCCGACCTCCCAGATTGACCGTGACTGAGCCGCCCAGTCCGAAGCTCTGGTCGGGGGTGCCGTCACTAAGCAACCGAAAGACCTGAATATCGTCTGTATCGGAAGCCCCGGTCACGATAATTCGTCCATCAGACAGGATCCCGAGACCGATGAGCGGATTCGGGCCGAGCAGCGTGTAACCTCCTGCCCCGAACGCGGGATCCAGGGTGCCATCTGCAAGGTACCGGGTGACCACGCCGCCTCCAGCACTGCCTGCCACCACGATCCGGCCGTCAGCCATGACGACGGCCCTCTGAGCAATCTCATCGACACGCTCCAGCAGATCCGTCGTGACCACGCCGTTCTGTCCGAAAGTGGAGTCTGGGACCTGTTGCGCCGTCAGGGAGCGGGGCACACCGTTCGGGCCTGCCAGTGGGGCAGTGTTTGGGGCGGCCGGTGGGGCGCAGCTGGGGACGAGAGTGGCCAGGGCAAGGCTGAGGCCGAGCAGCAGACGGGACGGGGTGAGGCTGTGTGGGCGGGCCATGATTCCCTCCTTGGACGCCAGGGGCAGGCGATCCAGGAGCAGGGTGACAGGTGGCCAGTGACCGGAGCGTGACCGCCTGGGACAGGTAAGGATCTCGCCAGACGCCAAAGAGATGGACGCAGCCTGGCAGCCGCGTCCTAGTGGGCGTCGTGGCCCAGTTGTGGTGGCGCGCCCTGTAGGACTCGAACCTACGACCGACCGCTTAGAAGGCGGTTGCTCTATCCAGCTGAGCTAAGGGCGCATGAAAAAGGGCTCCCGGGTAGGGGAGCCTTCCTGGAGCGGGATCACGGATTCGAACCGAGGCCAGAAGCTTGGAAGGCTGCTGTGCTACCACTACACCAATCCCGCAGGGTGCGTCGTGTCGTCGGGGGGTGGTCGAGGCGACAGGATTCGAACCTGCGACCCCTTGGTCCCAAACCAAGTGCGCTACCGGCCTGCGCTACGCCTCGTGACCGTATACTCTCCCGTCGAACGCGCGTCGTGAACTATAGCAGAGATTGCGCGTGGGGGAAGGGTGTTGTGTGCATGAGGAGCGTATGCTGCGTCATTGTGAGTGGCGCGCGCGTGAAGACGTTCCTGGATCTGGTGAAGTTCGAACACACGGTGTTCGCCCTGCCGTTCGCGTATGCGGGCATGCTGCTGGCGAGCATGCAGGTGAACGGCACGGGCTGGCCCGGATGGCACGTCCTGGTGTGGGTGACGGTGGCGATGGCGGCGGCGCGCACGGCGGCGATGGGAGCCAACCGTGTGATTGACCGCTTCATCGACGCGCGCAATCCGCGCACGGCGGGTCGGGAGGTGCCGAGCGGGAAGGTCAGCCCGGCGCAGGCGTGGGCGCTGGTGGTGGTGAGTCTGGTCGTCCTGGTGGTCGCGGCGGCGCAGCTGAACCCGCTGTGCCTGGCGCTGTTGCCGCTGGCGGTGGTGTTCCTGATCGGCTACCCGTACACGAAGCGCTTCACGTGGCTGTGTCACGCGTGGCTGGGCGTGACGGACGGCGCGGCGGCGGCCGGGGGCTGGATCGCGGTGACCGGGGAGTTCGCGCCGCCCGCGTGGGCGCTGTGGGCCGTCGTGATCTTCTGGATGATCGGTTTGGACGTGATCTACGCGACGATGGACCGGGATTTCGACGTGGCGAACGGTATCAGGAGCATTCCGGCGCGCTTCGGGATTTCGCGGGCGCTGCGGATCGCGGCCGCCAGCCACGCGCTGACGTTCGCGCTTCTGCTCCTCGTGGGCGTGCTGGCGGGCGCGAGCGTCTGGTATTACCTCGCGGCGCTGGCGATGGGCGGCATCCTGCTGTTCGAGCACCGGATCGTGAACCCGAAGGATCTGGCGCGGGTGAACGTGGCGTTCTTCGACGCGAACATGTGGCTGGCGCTGACCATGCTGGCCGGCGTGGTGGTGGACGTGGCGTGGCGCACCCTGACTTGATACGGACTCCGATTGAGTGGAGTGCAGAAATCCTTCAGTCCGAACGGATACGAGTGGAAGTCAAACGGCTTCCGGGCGTGGAGCTGGCATCCCGGTGCCCTTCCCGGTGGTTGACGAAACAGACGGAAGCCGGATGAGTGGTGCTGAGTACCGCAGCGCTGGGCTGGACTGGGTGCCCCTGGACGCCGCGCAGGCCTTCGTGGACGGGGACGAGCGCCGCGCGGCGGTGCTGCTGGCCCGCGCGCGGGACGCGCAGCCCGCCGGGAGTGTGGCGTGGGCGCAGCTGGAACGGCTGTATGGCCTGACCCTGATTCATATGCAGCGTGAGGTGGAGGGCACCTTCGCGCTGGAACGGGCGGACGCGCTGCTGGACGCGGCGGGGATGCCTCGGCCTGATCTGGAGGTACTGGACCGGCGGGCGCCCGGTGGGCCGCCTGAACGCTAGACTGGCGCGCATGACGGACGCGGTGCGGGCGGGTGTGACCCTGGAAACCTCGGAGCGGGACTTCGCGGCGCGGTACGCCGAGTTCGCTGCCCAGGGCACGCTCTACCCGTCGCGGGAGGGCAGTCCGCTGCTGGAGTTCGGGGTGGCGGGGCGGGTACTGTACCTGTTTGACCGCAGCGGGCCGTACGCGGCGCAGCCCGGTCCGGCGCGGCTGGTGGTCCACGGTGTGGTGGAGGACGGCGGGCTGCACCGGCTGGACGGCGGAGAGCACCAGGAGCAGGTGCAGACCCTGGGGGTCTCCGGGGTGGAGGGCCGTGGGCGGGTGCTGGCCGTGTGGCGGCAGGGGTTCGTGGTGCAGGCGCGCCTGCCGCTGGTGCTGGGCTCGTTCACGCCATTGCCCGACGTGCAGGTGGGGGACTGGGTGGCGTTCCGGACGATGCCGCCCCTGCATGGTTTTGTCCCGGTCTGACCGGGTGCAGGGGCGCTGACGAGAGATGAGCCGGGAAGCAGCCGGCTAGGTGTCGCAGGTCCTGACCTGACAGACCACACCCGGTCTGTACCTTAGGCGGTGACAGAAGACAAATTTTTCTTCACTCAGTCGATTTAACGTCGAAGTGAAAACATCTTCCCTTTCTCCTCACGGTCCTTCATGATGGAAGCGTCCCCATGAACGAGTCGCTGCTCCCCCTCCCCGGCTCCCAGCCGCATGCCACCCCGGCCTGCATGGTGCTGGTCGATCTGGTCGGCAGTACGTTGATGGCGCAGACCCTCGACCTGGGCAGTTACATGGCGCTTATGCAGGAATTCGTGCAGGTCATGATCCTGACCCTGGAGGCCCGCGGAGGGCAGGTCCTGCAGCACCAGGGTGACGCCGTACTGGCCTGGTGGCCCGCCGCGCAGGCGGCGCAGGCCTGCGCCGCCGCGCAGGAGGCGCATATCCGTGCCGGGCGGCTGGCGCTGGCCGGGCATCTTGGGCAGCGGCTGCGGCTGCGCGCCGGGATCTCCAGCGGTGACGTGCTGATGGGCGTAGTCGGGGGACAGATGAGTGCCTACGGCTTGCCCGTCAACTACTCTCGCCGCCTGTGTGACGCGGCGCAGGCCGGGCAGACCCTGATCTGCGACGCGGTGCGCGCGCAGGTGCCGCAGCTGCGGTCAGTGCCCTGTCCGCCCCTGGCCCTGCAGGGCTTCGGGCCGCGCTGCACGGCCCACCGTCTCCTGGACAGCCCGGAGTCGGGGACGCGCATGAAAGTTGATTAAGCGCCCAGGCGGCCTTCTCATGAGAACGCTCCCTAGACTGCGGGCATGGAACGCAAGCCCCTGGTCTTAGTCATCGAGGATGAGAAAGACATCGCTCGATTCATCGAACTTGAACTCGCTGCCGAAGGTTACGCCACGGAGGTCGCCTTCGACGGCGTCACCGGGCTGTCGAAATTCCGTGAAGTCAACCCCGACCTCGTCATCCTGGACCTGATGCTGCCCGTTCTGGACGGCCTGGAAGTCGCGCGGCGCATCCGCAAGACCAGCAACACCCCAATCATCATCCTGACCGCCAAGGACGGCATCCAGGACAAGGTGGAGGGCCTGGATTCCGGCGCCGACGACTACCTCATCAAGCCCTTTTCCATCGAGGAACTGCTTGCCCGCGTGCGCGCCCACCTGCGCCGCGTGAACCCGGCCGTGACCGGCGAGGTGCGCGTGGCCGATCTGGTCATGAACCTCGACGGGCGCGAGATCTTCCGCGGTGGACGCCGCGTGGAACTGTCCGCCAAGGAATTCGAACTGCTCGAACTGCTCGCCCGCAACCCCGGCAAGGTCTTTTCACGCTTCGAGATCGAGGAGAAGGTCTGGCCCGAGTACACCGGCGGCAGCAACGTCGTCGACGTGTATATCGGCTACCTGCGCCGCAAGCTGGAGGAGGGCGGAGAGCGCCGCCTGATTCACACCGTGCGCGGCGTGGGCTACGTCCTGCGCGAGGAGTAAGCGTGCGGCGGGTGGGACGCGCGTGGACTGTTCGCGCGTCCCTCATGCGCCCAGCCTCTACACTGCCCCGCATGACCGCCCCGACCCGGAGCCCCGCATGACGCTGCGCTGGCGGCTCACGCTCTTCTACACGGCGCTGCTGGCTTTCCTGCTGACCGGGGTGGGGGTCATCACGCTGTACATGATGCGCGTGAACCTGATCAGCGGGATCGACAGCGACCTGAACACGACGTACAAGCAGTTCGTGACGTACCTCGTCAAACCCATCGGCCCGGACGACCAGACGGCCCGCATTCCCACCGATCAGCAGCAGCTGACCGCCCAGGGCAACGGGCAGTTCGACCAGATCGGGCAGGCCAAGCTGCTGGCGCGCTACTACTTCTCAAATTCCAGCCTGGCGGTCGAGGAACTCTCCTTCTACTCCCGTCAGACCCTGCTGGATGACCTGAAGGCCGCGCGGACGCCAGACGCCAAGAAGAAGCTGTTCGACTACCTGGCCGGCCTGCGGGAGGACTCCCGCCGCTCCTTGGCCGTGGACATCAACCGGCCCATCACGCTCAGCGACGCTGAGCTGGACGCCCTGATCAATTCTACGGACGGCCGCCTGCGCCTGAACCGCCTGATTGCCGACGCGCCCAACCGCGAGCCGACCCTCATGCGGCTGCTGGTGGTGCTGGGCCCCCTCACGAACACCGAACCCAGCCGTAACGCGGGGATCGGCCAGAACTTCCAGAACGAACCGCCACTGAGTGTCGTGTACGTGGCCCGCAGCCTGAAGACCGTGCAGAGCACCCTGGATGACCTGCGGCAGGTCGTCATGCTGCTGTTCCTGACGGGACTGTTCACGGCGGGGACCGGCGCGTACCTGCTGGCCGGGCAGGCCCTGTTGCCCCTGCGCCGCGTGCAGCGGGCCGCCGAACGGATCGGCGGGCAGAATCTCACCGAGCGGGTGCCCGTCCCGCAGACCGGCGACGAGGTGGAATCCCTGGCGACCGCGCTGAACGCCATGCTGGGGCGTCTGGAGGGCAGCTTCGAGGCGCAGCGGCGCTTTACCAGCGACGCCAGCCACGAGCTGCGCACGCCGGTCACCGCCATCAGCGGGCACGCCAGTTACCTGCTGCGCCGCACCAATCCCACCGGGCAGCAGCAGGAAAGCCTGAAGATCATCCAGAGCGAATCCGCACGGCTCACGAACCTGATTGCCAGCCTGCTGCAGCTGGCCCGCTCGGACAGCGGGGCGCTGGCCCTGCAGCGCGGGCCGATCCTCTCGGCCCTGTTCCTGGCGGAGATCGTGCGTGAACTCGCGCCGCTCGCGCAGGCCCAGCAGACCACGTTGACCAGCGTGGGCGAGGACGTGACCTTCGAGGCGGACGCGGACCGCCTGAAGCAGGTACTGATCAATCTGGTCAGCAACGCCCTGAAGGCCGGCGCGCAGACGGTGACGCTGCGCAGCGAGCGGGTGGATGCCGACGTGCGCCTCAGCGTGCAGGACGACGGCCCGGGCATTCCCGAGGATCAGCTTGAGCGTCTGTTCGACCGTTTCTACCGTCTGGAGGACAGCCGCAGCCGCGACCAGGGCGGCGCGGGCCTGGGCCTGAGCATCGCGCGCGGCATCGTGGACGCCCACGGCGGGCGCATCTGGCTCGACAGCGAGGTGGGCCGGGGGACCACCGCGTACGTGCAGCTGCCGGTCGGGAACGTGCCGGAATTCGATCTGGACGACGTGCCGTAATCAGTCCCGCGGTGAACTCAACAGGCACGCCGCCGGGGGATCCATCCCCGGCGGCGTGCCTGTCGACTCTGCGTCTTACCCGTGCCGGGCAGCGAGGGCCGCGCCGATGACCCCGGCGTTTCCGGCGAGCTGCGCGCGGCGGATCGTGACGGGCGCGAAGCCCTGCGCGTACTCGTCCGCGGCGGCCTGCACGCCGTGGAAGAAGTAGTCCCCGACGCTGGCCACGCCCCCGCCGATCACGAAGACCTCGGGGTCGATGGTCTTCTGGAGGTCCGCCAGCGCGATGCCGATGTAGCGCAGCGCCTGTCCCACCACGCGCCGCGCGGCCGGGTGGCCCTGCTGCGCGAGCTGGAAGGCCTCGGCGGTGCTCACGTCGCGGTTCAGGGCGAAGCTGGCGTCACGGGCGATGGCCGTGCCGCTGGCGACGGCCTCCAGCGCGCCGTCCAGGCCCGCGCCGCTGACCGGGCCGCCCGGCAGGGCCGTGATGTGCCCGATCTCGCCGGCGATGCCGTGCCGGCCGCGCCAGATGCGGCCGTTCAGGACGATGCCGCTGCCGATGCCGGTGCTGACCGTCACGTAGATGCTGCTCTCGGCGCCGCGCGCCGCGCCCAGGTGCGCCTCGGCGAGCGCGGCGGCCTTGGCGTCGTTCTCCAGCACGACGCGCTGCCCCAGGCGGTCGCGCAGGCCGTCCACCATGGGCACGTCGGTGAAGCCGTAGATGTTCGGCGCGAACTTCACGCGGGTGCGGTCCGCGTTCAGGGGGCCGGGGATGCCCACGCCGATCAGGCGGGCGTCCGGGTGGCGCTCCTGGAGGCGGCGCACCTCGCCCGCGATGGCGTCGAGCACGCTCTCCCAGCCGGTGTCCGGGGTGGGAATCATGTGCGCGTCGTGCAGTTCGTCGCCGCGCAGGACGCCGCTGGCGATCTTGGTGCCGCCCACGTCGATGCCGATGCTCAGGGGTTCAGTCAGGTTGGTCATGGGAACTCCGAAGGAAATGAAAGCGGGGAGAAACAGCGCGCGTGGGGCGGGAGCGCTTCCAGCCTCGCCCGGGGCCACCACGGGGGGAACCGGGAGGCGGCTGATCGCCCCGGGGCCGGACGCGCGGCCGGACGGGTGACACTCTGCCCCTGCAATCTACCCCGCCTGACCCCCGCCCGGCCCGGCGTCCTCTGCATGGGTCACCGGGCCGGACTCCGCCTCGTCCACGGCCTCGTCCTCGAAGCCCAGCAGGGCCAGCGCCTCGGGCAGCTGCACTTCCGGCACGTACAGGCCCACGTCCCCCATGTAGCCGCCGGTCTCGATCTCGATCACGGGGCTGCCCATCGACCACTGGAAGGGCGTGCGTACCACGCTCACCACGCCGCCCTCCAGCAGCGTGCGCCGCCAGCCCTCGGCCAGCAGACG encodes:
- a CDS encoding sensor histidine kinase, with product MTLRWRLTLFYTALLAFLLTGVGVITLYMMRVNLISGIDSDLNTTYKQFVTYLVKPIGPDDQTARIPTDQQQLTAQGNGQFDQIGQAKLLARYYFSNSSLAVEELSFYSRQTLLDDLKAARTPDAKKKLFDYLAGLREDSRRSLAVDINRPITLSDAELDALINSTDGRLRLNRLIADAPNREPTLMRLLVVLGPLTNTEPSRNAGIGQNFQNEPPLSVVYVARSLKTVQSTLDDLRQVVMLLFLTGLFTAGTGAYLLAGQALLPLRRVQRAAERIGGQNLTERVPVPQTGDEVESLATALNAMLGRLEGSFEAQRRFTSDASHELRTPVTAISGHASYLLRRTNPTGQQQESLKIIQSESARLTNLIASLLQLARSDSGALALQRGPILSALFLAEIVRELAPLAQAQQTTLTSVGEDVTFEADADRLKQVLINLVSNALKAGAQTVTLRSERVDADVRLSVQDDGPGIPEDQLERLFDRFYRLEDSRSRDQGGAGLGLSIARGIVDAHGGRIWLDSEVGRGTTAYVQLPVGNVPEFDLDDVP
- a CDS encoding PxKF domain-containing protein, which encodes MARPHSLTPSRLLLGLSLALATLVPSCAPPAAPNTAPLAGPNGVPRSLTAQQVPDSTFGQNGVVTTDLLERVDEIAQRAVVMADGRIVVAGSAGGGVVTRYLADGTLDPAFGAGGYTLLGPNPLIGLGILSDGRIIVTGASDTDDIQVFRLLSDGTPDQSFGLGGSVTVNLGGRDTPVDLVVQGDGRIVVAAISHDVPTSAITLLRLSAAGQLDTTFGQNGTVQTPLRGSGGAQRLRLDTQGRLIVGGSDFFQVAGESRVYAVVARYLMDGALDPTFGQDGVAYPFAGGPVLALDIQADGRIVIGGVFDDIGFTVARLDAAGTPDWTFGGGTGRADAGASFGGGGLAGLIVRRNGKILAAGTTNYSFSGPARPAWGLAQFEANGQLDTAFGDQGRLTVLTGPGMVQDVTLQSNGRSLVVGGLDPTACTSRCGGLLQMGLARFTPTDGDAATPPADPTPLPPLSAPLTVTASGQSSSSTGAALTVPVGSQPVIETTLGSVITPQRLTGGLSVQSIAPGTPLTGAEVYLDGVGWSPMNAVDGTFDSPSEAVRATLPALTHTGQRTVCVRAVSGLDRSAAGCAPLTVTASYRFGGFLRPVDNLPTVNTVKAGAAIPVKFSLGGNFGLNVLAPGSPVSAAITCDPNALVDPVEQTVTASSSGLQYDPVNGTYTYVWKTDRAWGGSCRQFNLTFADGTVASARFKFSR
- the mqnP gene encoding menaquinone biosynthesis prenyltransferase MqnP — translated: MSGARVKTFLDLVKFEHTVFALPFAYAGMLLASMQVNGTGWPGWHVLVWVTVAMAAARTAAMGANRVIDRFIDARNPRTAGREVPSGKVSPAQAWALVVVSLVVLVVAAAQLNPLCLALLPLAVVFLIGYPYTKRFTWLCHAWLGVTDGAAAAGGWIAVTGEFAPPAWALWAVVIFWMIGLDVIYATMDRDFDVANGIRSIPARFGISRALRIAAASHALTFALLLLVGVLAGASVWYYLAALAMGGILLFEHRIVNPKDLARVNVAFFDANMWLALTMLAGVVVDVAWRTLT
- a CDS encoding response regulator transcription factor translates to MERKPLVLVIEDEKDIARFIELELAAEGYATEVAFDGVTGLSKFREVNPDLVILDLMLPVLDGLEVARRIRKTSNTPIIILTAKDGIQDKVEGLDSGADDYLIKPFSIEELLARVRAHLRRVNPAVTGEVRVADLVMNLDGREIFRGGRRVELSAKEFELLELLARNPGKVFSRFEIEEKVWPEYTGGSNVVDVYIGYLRRKLEEGGERRLIHTVRGVGYVLREE
- a CDS encoding adenylate/guanylate cyclase domain-containing protein, with amino-acid sequence MNESLLPLPGSQPHATPACMVLVDLVGSTLMAQTLDLGSYMALMQEFVQVMILTLEARGGQVLQHQGDAVLAWWPAAQAAQACAAAQEAHIRAGRLALAGHLGQRLRLRAGISSGDVLMGVVGGQMSAYGLPVNYSRRLCDAAQAGQTLICDAVRAQVPQLRSVPCPPLALQGFGPRCTAHRLLDSPESGTRMKVD
- a CDS encoding ROK family protein, producing the protein MTNLTEPLSIGIDVGGTKIASGVLRGDELHDAHMIPTPDTGWESVLDAIAGEVRRLQERHPDARLIGVGIPGPLNADRTRVKFAPNIYGFTDVPMVDGLRDRLGQRVVLENDAKAAALAEAHLGAARGAESSIYVTVSTGIGSGIVLNGRIWRGRHGIAGEIGHITALPGGPVSGAGLDGALEAVASGTAIARDASFALNRDVSTAEAFQLAQQGHPAARRVVGQALRYIGIALADLQKTIDPEVFVIGGGVASVGDYFFHGVQAAADEYAQGFAPVTIRRAQLAGNAGVIGAALAARHG
- a CDS encoding nitric oxide synthase oxygenase, whose product is MPAPRPHPALPKRTREALEFLALYHAETGLSGLKARQVEVYRTGGVTLSAAELTHGARVAWRNSTRCVGRLPWMTLDVRDLRHVTAPEEVFTHLLAHLREGFNGGRILPTMSVFGPGVRVHNDQLVRYAGYRQPDGSVVGDPQNVALTDHLRRLGWAGGPGTAFDVLPLAIEGQQRVTLFDLPADAVQEVKVTHPTCAEIGRLGLRWHALPVISNMTLEVAGQSFPCAPFNGWYLQTEIAARNLADQDRYDALPTVAAALGLETGSRRSLWQDRALLELNVAVLHSFDRAGVRIADHHGVTTQFIHFEEQERRAGREVRGRWSWLIPPMSPATTPVWHRAYEDTEERPNFTVQTPAWREARPGVCPFHS